Proteins found in one Oncorhynchus keta strain PuntledgeMale-10-30-2019 chromosome 2, Oket_V2, whole genome shotgun sequence genomic segment:
- the LOC127909368 gene encoding protein LDOC1-like translates to MTDPADSDQLHNAVSQQGATIGRHKELLHCLMEGLFTLAVSQEPRLPPPERYAGDSGNCRAFLSQCSLIFELQSSSFPSDRSKIAYLIMLMSGRALTWAMAVWEQQSAVCLSLEEFVAEV, encoded by the coding sequence atgactgacccggCAGACTCAGACCAGCTCCACAATGCTGTCTCCCAGCAAGGTGCCACCATTGGAAGACACAAGGAGTTACTGCATTGCCTTATGGAGGGGCTCTTTACCCTGGCAGTCTCCCAAGAACCCCGCTTACCTCCTCCGGAGCGCTACGCTGGAGATTCTGGAAACTGCCGGGcctttctctcccagtgctccctcatCTTCGAGCTGCAGtcttcttctttcccctctgACCGCTCAAAGATAGCGTATCTCATAATGCTGATGTCTGGGAGGGCACTCACCTGGGCTATGGCGGTGTGGGAGCAACAGTCTGCCGTCtgcctcagtctggaggagtttgtGGCAGAAGTATAG